The following proteins are co-located in the Betta splendens chromosome 9, fBetSpl5.4, whole genome shotgun sequence genome:
- the LOC114862799 gene encoding coiled-coil domain-containing protein 112 isoform X1, giving the protein MPNNEGARALRPGATRLCSKTTEEDSRLQQARKTSPVCSDGVDPAHKAALFFREAHRNKRQIEKLEKERTLGVQCRKNGWSDVSTELEEYEKVLEERRSAEKINLNKQLVTIHNGVRRFQRQLIDVKPTPELIERLKEIMSEVETSINALKEEQHSCLEELLKEEKTCKQEITAYEKKLENWSLVVNSEPKLTTAQKTRPLDRDVPAEVRALEVFLQKTGGIYGGWDQYDHQAFLKVWTKHNGHPAYKKEAKLYLPGKTLEEIEQHEDWHQKLICLQDRKREAIQRWKASKHQERQNRLQQQEETEQAERREKEAKGQVQQQRAEEERREAALRLEEWREEKKRKEEQDEQQRLSEEIQRRRLAKEERRRQLEVKLTIEEQLRLKREEDEEQKRKRMEEEQREMEERRREAAKGIRRFNERDLQKVEAKLQEKLLREKEEEERQRRIVAKLKDKVDGHISRDPSRLTRPTKGWEERMKQVGPSGGGPVLHMFHRAVPTWRQGL; this is encoded by the exons ATGCCGAATAACGAGGGAGCGCGCGCACTACGACCCGGGGCGACGCGTCTTTGCAGCAAAACG acagaggaagactCGAGACTCCAACAGGCCCGTAAGACATCCCCTGTCTGCAGTGACGGTGTGGATCCCGCACACAAAGCCGCGCTGTTCTTCAGGGAAGCCCACAGGAACAAGAGGCA GATTGAGAAGTTGGAGAAGGAGAGGACGCTGGGTGTTCAGTGCAGAAAGAACGGCTGGTCTGATGTGTCCACAGAACTGGAAGAGTATGAGAAAGTgctggaggaaaggagaagtGCAGAGA AGATTAACCTTAATAAACAGCTGGTGACGATTCATAATGGAGTGAGAAGATTTCAGAGGCAGCTTATTGATGTAAAGCCAACTCCTGAGT tGATTGAAAGACTCAAGGAAATAATGTCAGAAGTGGAAACATCAATCAATGCCCTAAAAGAGGAGCAGCATTCATG CTTGGAGGAACTTttgaaggaggagaagacatGCAAGCAGGAGATAACTGCTTATGAAAAGAAGCTTGAAAACTGGAGTCTTGTTGTGAACTCAGAGCCAAAATTAACCACAGCTCAGAAG ACTAGACCCCTGGACAGAGACGTCCCTGCAGAAGTCAGAGCCCTGGAGGTTTTCCTGCAGAAGACAGGAGGCATTTATGGTGGCTGGGACCAGTATGACCACCAAGCCTTTTTGAAA GTCTGGACAAAGCACAATGGGCATCCAGCCTATAAAAAAGAAGCCAAACTGTACCTTCCTGGTAAAACATTAGAGGAGATAGAACAGCATGAGGACTGGCATCAAAAACTGATCTGCCTCcaggacaggaagagagag GCTATTCAGCGGTGGAAAGCCAGCAAACATCAGGAACGCCAAAACAGATTGcagcaacaggaggagacagagcaaGCAGAAAGAAGGGAGAAGGAGGCTAAGGGCCAGGTCCAGCAACAAAG agctgaggaggaaaggagggaggcAGCACTAAGACTGGAAGAGTGGAGggaagagaagaaaaggaaggaggaacaggatgagcagcagagacTGTCTGAGGAGATACAAAGGAGGAGGCTGGCAAAG GAAGAGCGTCGTCGCCAGCTCGAAGTGAAGCTTACCATTGAGGAGCAGCTAAGATTGAAGAGAGAAGAAGATGAGGAACAGAAGAGGAAAAGGATGGAGGAAGAacagagggagatggaggagagaagaagagaggcagCAAAAGGCATCAGACGCTTTAATGAACGG GATCTTCAGAAAGTGGAGGCAAAGCTTCAGGAGAAATTGttgagagaaaaagaggaagaggaaagacaAAGGAGAATTGTTGCTAAGTTAAAAGATAAG GTGGATGGTCACATCAGCAGAGACCCCTCCAGGCTTACTCGTCCCACTAAAGGGTGGGAGGAACGAATGAAACAAGTTGGACCTTCAGGAGGAGGACCTGTCCTTCACATGTTTCACAG AGCTGTTCCCACCTGGAGACAAGGCTTGTGA
- the LOC114862799 gene encoding coiled-coil domain-containing protein 112 isoform X2, with protein sequence MAALATTGSADKHYSTEEDSRLQQARKTSPVCSDGVDPAHKAALFFREAHRNKRQIEKLEKERTLGVQCRKNGWSDVSTELEEYEKVLEERRSAEKINLNKQLVTIHNGVRRFQRQLIDVKPTPELIERLKEIMSEVETSINALKEEQHSCLEELLKEEKTCKQEITAYEKKLENWSLVVNSEPKLTTAQKTRPLDRDVPAEVRALEVFLQKTGGIYGGWDQYDHQAFLKVWTKHNGHPAYKKEAKLYLPGKTLEEIEQHEDWHQKLICLQDRKREAIQRWKASKHQERQNRLQQQEETEQAERREKEAKGQVQQQRAEEERREAALRLEEWREEKKRKEEQDEQQRLSEEIQRRRLAKEERRRQLEVKLTIEEQLRLKREEDEEQKRKRMEEEQREMEERRREAAKGIRRFNERDLQKVEAKLQEKLLREKEEEERQRRIVAKLKDKVDGHISRDPSRLTRPTKGWEERMKQVGPSGGGPVLHMFHRAVPTWRQGL encoded by the exons ATGGCGGCCTTAGCAACCACAGGATCTGCAGATAAACATTACTCG acagaggaagactCGAGACTCCAACAGGCCCGTAAGACATCCCCTGTCTGCAGTGACGGTGTGGATCCCGCACACAAAGCCGCGCTGTTCTTCAGGGAAGCCCACAGGAACAAGAGGCA GATTGAGAAGTTGGAGAAGGAGAGGACGCTGGGTGTTCAGTGCAGAAAGAACGGCTGGTCTGATGTGTCCACAGAACTGGAAGAGTATGAGAAAGTgctggaggaaaggagaagtGCAGAGA AGATTAACCTTAATAAACAGCTGGTGACGATTCATAATGGAGTGAGAAGATTTCAGAGGCAGCTTATTGATGTAAAGCCAACTCCTGAGT tGATTGAAAGACTCAAGGAAATAATGTCAGAAGTGGAAACATCAATCAATGCCCTAAAAGAGGAGCAGCATTCATG CTTGGAGGAACTTttgaaggaggagaagacatGCAAGCAGGAGATAACTGCTTATGAAAAGAAGCTTGAAAACTGGAGTCTTGTTGTGAACTCAGAGCCAAAATTAACCACAGCTCAGAAG ACTAGACCCCTGGACAGAGACGTCCCTGCAGAAGTCAGAGCCCTGGAGGTTTTCCTGCAGAAGACAGGAGGCATTTATGGTGGCTGGGACCAGTATGACCACCAAGCCTTTTTGAAA GTCTGGACAAAGCACAATGGGCATCCAGCCTATAAAAAAGAAGCCAAACTGTACCTTCCTGGTAAAACATTAGAGGAGATAGAACAGCATGAGGACTGGCATCAAAAACTGATCTGCCTCcaggacaggaagagagag GCTATTCAGCGGTGGAAAGCCAGCAAACATCAGGAACGCCAAAACAGATTGcagcaacaggaggagacagagcaaGCAGAAAGAAGGGAGAAGGAGGCTAAGGGCCAGGTCCAGCAACAAAG agctgaggaggaaaggagggaggcAGCACTAAGACTGGAAGAGTGGAGggaagagaagaaaaggaaggaggaacaggatgagcagcagagacTGTCTGAGGAGATACAAAGGAGGAGGCTGGCAAAG GAAGAGCGTCGTCGCCAGCTCGAAGTGAAGCTTACCATTGAGGAGCAGCTAAGATTGAAGAGAGAAGAAGATGAGGAACAGAAGAGGAAAAGGATGGAGGAAGAacagagggagatggaggagagaagaagagaggcagCAAAAGGCATCAGACGCTTTAATGAACGG GATCTTCAGAAAGTGGAGGCAAAGCTTCAGGAGAAATTGttgagagaaaaagaggaagaggaaagacaAAGGAGAATTGTTGCTAAGTTAAAAGATAAG GTGGATGGTCACATCAGCAGAGACCCCTCCAGGCTTACTCGTCCCACTAAAGGGTGGGAGGAACGAATGAAACAAGTTGGACCTTCAGGAGGAGGACCTGTCCTTCACATGTTTCACAG AGCTGTTCCCACCTGGAGACAAGGCTTGTGA